The nucleotide window ACAGAAATCTAAAAAGAGGAAATATAAAAGAATGGAAGGAAATGCtgttgtaaacatcatatcatTAAAGGAAATGACACTCTGAGAGTTAAggctaatatgtttaaaaggtaTACTAAACCAGCATGTTCCCATATCCtgaatttataaaatgaaatgaatttatttcttcAGATTGATTGACAATGTGATTTACAGGTTTATGATAAAGGTATACATCCTAGAGACTGCATGATTGACAATGTGATTTACAGGTTTATGATACATCCTGAGTGATATACTAACCtataatacactgtacaatGTTTGGCCCTGCATATCTTTTCACGTCCTCTATCCACCTGGACACGCTGTCAAACGAGCCCTtttttgtgatgtcataagCAATAATGACTCCATTGGCACTGCGGTAGTAACTCTGTGTGATGGTTCGAAACCTTTCTTGTCCAGCTGTGTCCCAGATTTGGAGctgaaatttattcaaaagttttacaatacattttcaatgtacacacacaaaaacaaaaaaaaaactatgaaaGCATGGCAAGTATTCATTTCTATGATATTGTCACTGTTGTCTGattatgaaatttgaatatGAAGCTATGACTCTATTCCACCATGACACATAATACACACGATTaatagaaaaattaaagttcCTGATGTACATGATGTAATGGACCAGACcatgaaaaaaaagtttcatgattgattgattgaatagtgtttaacgtccctctcgagaatatttcactcacatggaaacgttgccactgccggtgaagggatacaaaatttaggcctatgctcggtgcttatggccattgagcaggaagggatctttatcgtgccacacctgctgtgacacgggacctcagtttttgcggtctcatccgaaggaccaccccatttagtcacctcttacgacaaacaagggggttactgaggacttattctaacccggatccccacaaaAAAGTTTCAAAAGGATTACAtatagcatacttgattctaaTGATCCGACACACTCgggttaaaggggcatggacatgatttgagctgaaatttttcaaataccatttttccttatttattgtttacaatgcttaactaaaagTGTTTTTAATGgtcaatcaaaatttgaatatcagtttttggGGTACAAGTGAGATAAATCACTCACAATgctatgttatgtaaacaaggctcgtgtcatgtttttgtttacatatacaatgtagattacttaatagaaaatagtatgtttaaaacaaaatgagatgtgctaaacacaaaaaactatttaatattgtgttcagaattaacttgtaaagtgaaaaatctgctttaaacgaacttttaccAGTATATTTAACCTACGTAAACAAAAAATGGCATGAGCCTTGTTCTGTATCTTCCATGTGcttcgacaactgacattcaaatttttgctgaccattacagatgccttagttaagcattctacgcgttaaaaatgtaaaaataaaatttgaaaattttcagctcaaattgtgtccagtTGGTAacacacacattttctttggttattgattgtGAGCCGAAATTGCGCACGCATCCCACTGAGTAAGCCAACTGAGCTCGAAAATTTTGAGAGGCAAAGGCGGCTTCAAGCTGACATCCATAGAGACAGCAGTATCGAGAGTTGCTTATTCTTTAGACacaatgttttttaatttttacactggtgaaataaacatgatttgtaaatatgcTGATCATTTCTTTGCCGAATAATGTCCATACAatagaaggtcaacattttcattacaGTACTGTAGCTGGGTCACCTGATTCTTAGCGCGTCATCAGGTATACCCGGCTTAGTTCAATTCGGCTggattttatcagaatcaagtatgctaatATAGTAAGAGCTCTAGCTGTTTGTTAAATCAACAGTCAtgcttttatttcaaaattaagtataTTTCATGCAAAAACTGGAACTTACAGTGCaagttatttcaatttgaataaaatgatatcatttcaaaatatgttgttgtaTAGTACATTTTGCCACTTTTCGGTATTTTGACATAAACGTGCCATTATTCACACAAAGAACATTTCTTCTAGAAACATTAAGCACAGGctaaaacaagagacccatggtccacattgctcacctaagtcaccttggtccatatctaaagattttctctacatattcgcatgtaaaactttaatccctattgtggccccaacctacccctggaggccatgatttttacaaacttgaatacgCACCATGTAAGGatcctttcatgtaaatgtaaacttctttggcccaatggttcttgagaagaagattttttctcTAGATATATTggtttgttttgctgttttccaccacactcaacaatttttcagttatctggtggcgcccagtttttattggtggaagagagaacccagatacaaagTACcagggaagagaccaccgaccttccgcaaaactgggaaactttctatatttgtatgtaaaactttgattccctattgtgaaaCATTTCATTACCTGGGTGCCACTATGGATAAAACTGGTAGAATGGAGGCTGGCATAAAAAGAAAACTAGCTGTAGCATCAACCACTTTTTATCCCTTAGCAAAGTCTAGAAATTGGAAAAATACAGCACTAGACCCAATTTAAGTGCTAATTACTCAACTGTGCTGTAATATGTAGGATCACTGACATTGATGACGAACAGCTAGACACATTCTATAGAGAGAGTACACTGATCTCACAAAACCTTGGATGAAGAAATATACTACAAGAGAACAATCAGAACCATTTTAAAGTGGATAGGCCATATTCTTAGAAAGGTCTCGAGGGAAAACGGACACACAAACTGCCTAGGAAAACCTGGAGCTATATACTGTCAATAACGAAAGAGAGAACACTGAATGGAAAAATTGGAGAGAGGTTACCAGAAATAAGTGGCAAAAATTAATCTATAGCCTCATGCATCCTCATGGGCACCGAGACGAGAGGTGTAGTAAATGTATCATAGTGATGATGGATTTGTTATAGCAAACCATACTAAATTAACCTCACTTGCCGAATCCTTTTTGAGCTACTGATAGATTCTTGTTACATCCTGACTGTATGCCATAATGTATAAGATGTATGAATTTTACAGGATCTTATTGAGAAGATAACATAAAAACCTGTTCATGGATCTGCACAATGAATCTAACAATCTTGTCCTATATATGAAATGTCAGATTATTATTAATTGTTCATTTTATGGTGTAAAAATATCCACATAACTTGGattttgacatcacaatgtaaTATAAACAGATAGTAAATCAATGACATCAGATTTCACTGTCGTAACTCAACATATATCTTAATTCTTACAGATCAATACAATTTTTGACACAAGTTAAGTGacaattaatattgtggaaatCTGCATTGAATTATCAATTAATTAGTATACTTACAATTCTCATGAAATTTGAACCAGATATGATTCaggattgattttttttttatttaaaaaataaaaaacgttgtttcatatgaaatataatgGGTAAATTACATCTGTTTGAAATGATATGATCCATCTAGGCCTGGATGAAGTTTTCTGGTAATTCTAAACGCCACGCGTAATAGTCGCGTATGTTTTAAAACTCaatgataaattttgaaatccgttTTTAAACACGGGTGGTGATACACAGAAATCGGTAGTATATATCTGTTTCGTGATACCTTAATCAGCTTTCCGTCAATCTGTAGAGTTTTCATGGTAAAGTCAACCCCGATGGTTGACCCATGTTTCTCCACGTAAGTCCCTGACTTGAACCTCTGTACTACACAGGTCTTTCCCACCCCAGCATCTCCAATCAATACAATCTTAAATAAATAGTCAAACGTGTCGTCTGAATCTGATCCTGGATACGGTCCCATTTAATCAGCTGATGGTGCTCGATGAGATCATCCCTGTCGTGTTTTTGTTGTGAAACGGAAACCGGAAGTGCTTACTTGGAGAGCTTCACAGACACATTTTCGCATTTTGAAATATCATGTTTAGTCGCTTTTGTATTGAAGAAATAATGGAtggtaaatatttatttgtaccTCACacaattttagaaatatttataatgtaGCATTTACCTTATCGTTCCGTATGGTATACGCATGTTCTGGAAGAAAGAAAATAAccagacttttttttaaagtcaaatTTTGATTAGTTATACCTTAAGATTTATATAGCacagatgttttttttttaatgctggtttataaaaaaaaaacctgtataCACATATACTGAAAAGTTTCATTTctatatgaaaattatttttaaaaaaatagttgGAATAAAAATTCAGACTTTTTgcaattaaactttgcgcatgatagaaatctatattttagatgaattttattcactggataaaataaaaaagaggTAAAATACTGAtagtgaaaaagtttatattttccacagatataatcaatattatttatacaatatcatgaatatgtataatgtgttgccaagggcaataactcctatgctggtttCTATATCATactcaatctctacccagagttatcgttcccgctacgctccactaatacctctgtcatcgtctaaaaagttatatcaaaatgtacaaaaactaacttagcatatcgaactgtaatgataatatctgagcaaatcaaacacttctctgaattttttaaaatcagaagatggtaaatatgagacacctgagcgaattagaaggtttatataaatattaattcattcaataatactagtataatcatggaattcgttgtttttgtgaacctactttaagatttaaagcataaaacttaaacttataaaattattatccatgatgctataggtataggtaagttttaccaagaatcttgacatttagacgttggcagaggtgttgtagcgcagcgtaatacgccctctggtgagagattgtatcatactacatgtacaatgatttccctaatatccacaaataatttatacataacaaataatttttacatatttattaCCTGTTGACataaaaaaatgtcatttgagCAAGTTTTTATCCAGTTTAGTATTCTGTTTTACGATTATGTGATGttgacctatatatatatatatatatatatatatatatatatatatatatatatataaaatgtcaaaTCGGCACAGttgttaaataatttaaaagaataaaatccaaaatgatcACATAATAATCAACGATCAGTTCCTGCTAGTACTTTCGCCTTACGGCTCTTCAGGCAGTTTGTCTTGCATGTTGAACATTCAGGACAAACTGTCTGAAGAGCCGTAAGGCGAAAGTACTAGCAGGAACTGATCGTTGATTATTATGTgatcattttggattttattcttttaaattatatatatatatatatatatatatatatatatatatatatatatatatatat belongs to Ostrea edulis chromosome 7, xbOstEdul1.1, whole genome shotgun sequence and includes:
- the LOC125654379 gene encoding ras-related protein Rab-43-like, whose amino-acid sequence is MGPYPGSDSDDTFDYLFKIVLIGDAGVGKTCVVQRFKSGTYVEKHGSTIGVDFTMKTLQIDGKLIKLQIWDTAGQERFRTITQSYYRSANGVIIAYDITKKGSFDSVSRWIEDVKRYAGPNIVQCIIGNKKDMEHLREVNLSEAKAFAQHHGMVDAIETSAKENTNIEELFMEMAKELKTKYGGDSMMENTSSSKIQLNTKTVGGGFSCCGS